TTATGAATTTCCAGTTTGTCGCTTCCGTACTCCAGAACATAGGTGACGCTCTCGGTGGGAGCCGGAAGCTTGTTCGATTTGCGCATGGGGATGAATCCCGCGCCCAGTTTGTAAGCGAGCGCCGGAGCGAAGATGAATCCTCGCGCTTCGATCCCCACGACGCGATCAATCTTCTGTCCGGCGAAGGCATCGGACAGAAG
This DNA window, taken from Blastocatellia bacterium, encodes the following:
- a CDS encoding adenine phosphoribosyltransferase, which translates into the protein MEHLKKLIREIPDFPKPGILFYDITTLLKDPVGFRTTVDLLSDAFAGQKIDRVVGIEARGFIFAPALAYKLGAGFIPMRKSNKLPAPTESVTYVLEYGSDKLEIH